gagaaaatctacatggaatagccaaaggggttctcttccttggaggaagaaagaaaggtgtgcaaattgtagaggtccatttatgggctgaagcaggcttccaggagctggaacatcaggtttgatcaatcaatcaaatcgtttggttttgatcaaaacattgatgaaccatgcgtttacaagaacatcagtgggagggcagtatgttttcttattttatacctagatgacatattgttgattggtaacgatgtaggatttctttcatcagtaaaacagtggttatccacaacattttttatgaaagaccttggtgaagctagctatatccttgggatcaaactcgtaagagatcgccagaaaaggatgctaggcttgtcataggctacctatatagacaaagtcctggccagatttagtatggagaactccaagaggggaagtgttcccttcagacatggagtcagtctttccagatctcaatgttcTCAGTCTCAgatagacattgaagagatgaagaggattccctatgcctcagcagtagggagtcttatgtacgccatgttgtgtacgaggtcggatatttgctatgcagtaggcatggtaagtcgttatcaatctaaccctggacgcgagcattggagtgctgtcaagaatatcctcaagtacctaagaaggactaaggaatatttcttggtttttggatctaatcAGTTGttagtattgggatacacaaattcagatttccaaactgacaaggatgatagaaaatccaagTCCGGGAtagtatatctaatgggtggaggtgccattgtgtggcggagtacgaaacaaaagtctacagccaaTTCTACTATCGAAGGagataccttgcagcttgtgatgcagcaaaagaaggtgtttggctgaggaaattcctatcagatttggaggtagcccctgatcttgtcaagggccctattcccctattatgtgacaacagagaggccattgcacaagctaaggagcctagggctcatcagaggaacaagcacgtgcagcggaagtatcacctcatcagagagattatccagcagggtcacgtgagtatctccaaagtggacacaactgaaaatgtgtctgatgccatgacaaaggatTTGTCACCAGGaatgtttgagaaacacatggagggcatgggtttaaaatgtatgaggaattggctttgatgtacaagtgggagattgttggacaagtgtgtgtccatcaaacccggttcggtccgattcaacccggttcacctttgtattgaacatttatacattttagtttaatattgtcacatgcgatataaactttttgagcattatgtgtccgtaagttatacttaaaatggtagtcacgactaagatttgggctgggcacccttatcatatggtcgtcgcattgggtatgcctagatatgtgatgtcagggtacgaatgcgagtggtCACATgcttgatgtgtgcattggcgaagaatctactttgtcgattctctcatgtattactgccagatgtaggaagggatagacatgtgtcatcgacaccctgtacctgagggaaccctgtcactgcaaagtgtgatcgcattctttggttcatcaatgactgagactcaagcgagtcaaagttagtgttctgggaatgcgtgaacactttgtgagtgaaggagttatccaacatggtcaccactgcccgattggggaacaccaagatagagactgtctatgcatggtcggatcagaatctagatccagtaccattttggaaatggttttgcaaattttattttacataaaatgatacattatttatagttatttcaaataaagtgttttatcgagttttacgggacccgatcggatgcacagacactcttatatggacatgtactatggattggggtttggcagtacatgtgtacatgccctagattccataatgatggtgttgattagtgggggggttgtatatgataaattgttatcatatagggagttatttggaatttgttaatttaattggctctttatttaattaatggatttggtgctaattgtaattatccattaataattaaataaagaatctaattaatattttccctattagattctgcttcttcacctatgtagcactttgagtttaaacagaactgccaaactaagagagagagagtcagactctcactagggctctattaaatctatctaggatttaattaaaccctattattataaataggggatcataaaacgcagaagagggcagctctccacgtttttggagcagacactctctctcctacgtttttggtttctctctctccctcttgtgatctctcttcttcttcttgcttctctcacctgtgtttgagagttagggtttgtgaaaccctagatctgtgctgaggagtttgacggcatctgggattggcgtgtagaaccttggtagtaccattggaggttcagatctatttgcttgaagcgctcattggaggaagaaccactgtctattggaggagcaacacttgaggctcaccaggttagtagttctttattaattccttctgttaattgattattaatatttatgggatgcgaaagaaactcgaatcgattaattttcgctgcgcattcgagtatgggatggatccctctagccatgtgatggactagagacgattttctccgtccctattgtgataattaattttatggaatgcaatagggaaggagaaaccctaatagggatgcaccagggttcccatgggtgaccatggaaaaccctaaaattaaaatggggcacccatgagACACCATGGgttaacccagggcgtgcaaaaccctaaagataaatatcttgatctccctagggaaccatggtttgatccctggaccgttgtttggccaacattTTTATCCAGAAGTGATTGAGATGCAAAAGGGGGGGGGCATCACTTGGGCAGCCATGATCCATTAGGTACACTTCTTGGTATAACAGCTTGATTTATACCTGAAGCCATGAATTCTCTAACAACATTGATGGGGTCAGAgttttttagagagagagagagaattgatgAATGCTGATCAGAACACTGCTTTGCTTTTACGACTAGATTATCCAGAGTCTTAAGATGATTTATGCATGCAGATTCTTGAATCCAAATGCTTCCCtacctcttcttttcttgaggTTAAAAAACATAGAATTTCATCACGGGTTTGGCGAAGCCTGGAAAGAATCATATCTCTCCTTCCTAATTGGGTTTACTATTAGCTCTAAAATGAGAACTGGTGATTTGCTAGATCATTGGCATAATTTTTGCCAAATTAAAACCATGGGGACATGTGATTTGCTGGATCATTGATTTGTTGATTAAAAGACTCTGATTTATAGAAATTTAATTGAAATGAGAGCTGGTtcaatatcattttttttttcttttcttctcctgaaATGTACCCTTTGTTCTTGGGAAATTAGTATATGCTTTAGCTTGTATAGACTAAAGGCTGGAAATCTTATATATTCTAATGTTTCTTTAAATAAATCAGATGGCTGGAACTAGTGATCTGGTCCCTACCGTTGTGTGTGATTGTTCAGCCCATTGTTTCATAGCAACGGCAAGAAGCACCAAGAACAATGGGCGGAAGTATTACTAGTGTTCCAATCATGGATTTGTTATGTGGGCGGAACATCTGTGCATTTGTAGTTGTGGTCAAGGACAACTAGACGTGGGAAGTTCATTTCAAAGTGGGGCGGCTGCACACTCAAAGACCGATGCAACGTCCAAGAATTACATCGAAAGATACTTGAGAGCAGCCATTAAAGGTTTGGTAGATAAACAAACTGCATTGACGGAGGTCCTTGAACTAGTAAAAGGGCTCGACATAAAGGAATAGGCTGTTTCTACCCAACaagttttaatttgttatttggACCTTAATATGTAATTGTTAATATTTAATTTGGTATTTGGTTAAGGGTACaatattttaatttgttatttgaACCTTAATATGTAATTGTTAATCTTTAAGGATCATTGTTCTTGAGCCTCAGCTTTGATTTTGTGCTGTGTGCACATGCTATTGAAATGCTCACAAGCATGTAGCACCTAGCTAAAGAAGCTGTTTTTTTGGTGGGTCACTCTTTttcatttatgttttttaaatttggTTGCTTCAAGAAGTAACAAACCAATTTGGTCCAGTCTGTTTACTCATCTGGAATTTCATATTGTTTCTCTCCATGTTCTGAGCTAAGGGTATGGCTCAGCTTTGTCATTTTTAGTGGCTTTGACTTCtatttggagggggggggggatatcaTTAGAAAGGCTAGGGCCTTGTCTATTCAAGTCCAATTCTCTTTCTCATGGCGGTTGAGATCTGCTAACTCTACTGTAGATTAGTTGGGTGGGGTAGTAGTGGGTAGATAGGCATTGCACGTGCGCCCTCTTCCTTCACTAAATCCCTTCTGGGTTTTGGCTTCTACCTTTCTTTGATGTTGATGTACTCTAATCCATGTTTCTTAGCAAATTTATCATTAAAGTTTGTTTTGTATAAAACAAATTTGTTTACCTTCAAGTTATTGGAACAGGAACTGCAAACTTCAAATAAATGAAAGGCCATACAGGAACAAAACTCAGGCTGATTGTAAGCAGCTAAGTGCTCAAAAATAAGAACCAGGGACAGAAGAAGTGCAACAATTACAACTACTCATGCACAGAAAATTGGCCAGTCGAGGGAGAAGTTTGACTCAAGCCCTAGGTCAACTGACCCCATTTTCCACAATTGACTTGAGGACTCTACCATCGTGATGAACAAAAACAATGAGCAAAGAATTGTTTTTTCCATGTCATGGGTAAAACATGTTTATTCCACAGATTCCGAACTTCACTTCAGTCAGCAAGTCATGAATCATGAACCATGTAGGATGATTCTCATATGCTTCCTTCTTGAGCATCGGTCACATTGCATTCAATTTGTCTTGAAAATCATCCTTCCCTAAGAAGCTTAAGAACTTCAATCTAACAACACTTGAATCATGAACCCTGAAATATGATCTAACTATGCCCTTTCAACTCCTGATTAAGAATTGCTTGCATTGCCTTCAATATATCTTGCAGCACCAAAATAAGTCATGTaccaaatgaaatttcagtttccACCAAATGCTAGAAAGTTTGATTCATCCTTGATTAAGTTAACATAAGTCACGTTAACGTTTACTTCGGAAATAATTGTAATGATCTACTGGTATATAACCAAGGTTCTCTCTCCCACCTGTCTGTCTACTCATGTACTCAAATGCGGTCTTAGGTCTAATTCCAGAATCATCAACCAAGTTAATTTCATGCTCATGTATTGCCGAAACTTTCCATTGTGACAGCAGCACGTGAGTGGTAGATGGTCTATGGAGATCATGATTATGATTTTCAACAAAATCATAGCATTGGTATGAACCATTTTCCAAAATCTTTATTCCCATGCGAGCGGGACAATTGGATCTCGTCTCCGCTTGAGGATTCTTTATACCAATATTACGCGTGTCTTCCTTCCGAGCACCTTCTTTATTACATACGAATCTCCTCGAAGTTATTATTGTCTTATCTTTTCTGCTCTTATTTGCAAATTCCTTCCTGACACTAAAACCTAATCTTGCTCCGTAACTATTATAAGAATCAAATGCATCCTTCTCGGAATTAAACTGCATGCCAATCTTAGGCTTATTCTCATCATCTAGACCTATATTAAGAGCACTTGGTGTAGCTATTGAATTATCCGGAAACCCACCTGAACAATAGCAAAAAGTAGAGGCCTAAGTACAAATTACCAATTTTAGATTCAAAATGTAGCACTAACCAACCAAATACACTCAAATTTATAAATGTTTTTGGACATAAAACTTTGCAAGTCAATAACAATAATCAACCAATTAGTTTGTTgatagagacattcaagatgattAAAAGGAATATTCAAAAAGCAGCCTTAAACATACAAAGTTCATAGAGTGGGAAGGCTCCTATCTTGAGTGGAAACCAACAAGATTTGCAACTATAATTGCTTCTTTGtgattaaaaaacaaagaatcttTTCATGTATTCTTAAGCAAGGTAAAAATTCCGGCAATAACTCATCTAAATTGAGAATGGTTGTTCTCCCCTGTCTTGAATGATACCTCTAGTATTTCCTCTTGAAGCAACATGGAGAGATAGGTGACTACACTCAAATCACAATGATACCATGAGAGATTCCAAGTTGATGTTGCAGTGTACTGCTAAGAattctgttgcgtcaagaaatcgtcgagcggtcctgcgagtgccgtcacctgcaagtggaccaaaggggtcaacagagagaaccggtgtggtcccggcctagggctctccgataccaaagttagatctcctggcgcaaatagatgaatagtgattattcagtatgagtttagatgtcccccatggggttgtgtaccttgccttttatagtagcgtatggcggtgtggagagtcccagtttgatggcgattgtaccgttgagtggatagaggccctgggtaacggggctctatcctgattggccatctcccagtgggagggagtgtcctggtggcatcaggatccttggtggatagatacccgtgtgtggtgataacgtccttggggcttgaatccgtctgggtaacgtgacctctaagcggcggtctagagtcttggtagtgacatgagtcttagcgatacgatcggatcgtagatgggtagcccccacctcacgtgcccacgatgtcGTGcactgggtgcaggccgcgcctcgggtgaggccgcgccggatgtgtggccgcgccgaGTGGTGGCCGCCTCGGGTGAGGCCGCCCGGATGTG
The nucleotide sequence above comes from Telopea speciosissima isolate NSW1024214 ecotype Mountain lineage chromosome 3, Tspe_v1, whole genome shotgun sequence. Encoded proteins:
- the LOC122655160 gene encoding protein FAR1-RELATED SEQUENCE 5-like; translation: MGLTAATMGWAAGMGYARGGFPDNSIATPSALNIGLDDENKPKIGMQFNSEKDAFDSYNSYGARLGFSVRKEFANKSRKDKTIITSRRFVCNKEGARKEDTRNIGIKNPQAETRSNCPARMGIKILENGSYQCYDFVENHNHDLHRPSTTHVLLSQWKVSAIHEHEINLVDDSGIRPKTAFEYMSRQTGGRENLGYIPVDHYNYFRSKR